One part of the Rattus rattus isolate New Zealand chromosome 14, Rrattus_CSIRO_v1, whole genome shotgun sequence genome encodes these proteins:
- the Gprin1 gene encoding LOW QUALITY PROTEIN: G protein-regulated inducer of neurite outgrowth 1 (The sequence of the model RefSeq protein was modified relative to this genomic sequence to represent the inferred CDS: inserted 2 bases in 1 codon): MVSPKDPAWPHLLQRDSSPLLSLCSPQDGSLGTGGPVMRDRCSSPKAIPAPPRHILDQSLGMDSRHSSSSGAGEGASCSEKPVGSLACSPVPETVRAHGALTSEAPETTLFGKPEPMSSVEAPSAAEVRNPSSLEKMDSNSLKQEDSTSSRKEEAGSLRKEESMLVGKTEPLICGKGASETGVRVDCSAPRKEESGSLGTVDTACSSKVDIVPPGGENVGSLRKVETIASGKMDPRKENLMYSRREYPGSTGEGDLVSPRGNDMKPPDKADPGFSGELPPGSSGKTEHVSSVAVAPVTSENVNPASSGITDPVASGDTKTLSSGKGDPRFLGKKEPVSSGESGPVSVRMAGPVSAGQPEGMVPAKKEPTSANSTGPSGRVDSASLRNSELVSPVKPEHLSSGQAERVSLVKTETLFSGKEDPRSSGRETTVTGKTFQKGNPESSGKTDPVSSFSSGDARSLGTLESLSAAKAETVTEGKGDPQSSEKASPTASEKADPLALRKESPASQGKAETVPSGEVGSTTLGKTASTSSGKTASVSPGKVDLTASERAEGELRAPEKGNPGNSTRVDTTEPKCGVKVVTQLPDATSPGKVEAPSLQKEQPQLSEKTDPSGKVDPTASVEPVSLGKADSASPSPRKAESQTSAKTVPQAPDKAASASRQSDGTPYSSAQPRRDTRSIGALPEPEPSASTSQKDLAAVAAQKSPSAEGAAPPPGPRTRDNFTKAPSWDAGAPPPREDAGTQAGAQACVSVAVSPMSPQDGAVGPAFSFQAATRAPSPAPRPPSRRDAGLQVSLGAAETRSVATGPMTPQAAAPPAAPPVFPEVRVRPGSVLAAAMAPQEAAEPVRDVSWDEKGMTWEVYGASMEVEVLGMAIQKHLERQIEEHGRQGAPAPPPAVRAGPGRAGSVRTAPAEGAAKRPPGLFRXLLQSVRRPRCCSRAGPTAE; this comes from the exons ATGGTCAGTCCTAAAGACCCAGCCTGGCCTCACCTGCTTCAGAGGGACTCCAGCCCCCTGTTAtccctctgctccccacaggATGGGAGCCTGGGCACTGGAGGCCCGGTCATGAGGGACCGCTGCTCCTCTCCAAAGGCCATTCCTGCACCCCCAAGGCATATCCTGGACCAAAGCCTAGGCATGGACTCCAGACACAGCAGCTCGAgtggggctggggaaggggcCTCCTGTTCTGAGAAGCCTGTTGGGAGCTTAGCCTGCAGCCCTGTCCCAGAGACAGTGAGGGCACATGGAGCCTTGACCTCAGAAGCCCCTGAAACGACTTTGTTTGGGAAACCGGAGCCCATGTCCTCAGTAGAAGCTCCCTCAGCCGCAGAGGTCAGAAATCCTTCGTCCTTGGAGAAAATGGATTCCAACTCcttgaagcaggaagattctACTTCCTCAAGAAAAGAAGAGGCTGGGTCCTTGAGAAAGGAGGAGTCCATGCTGGTGGGAAAGACAGAGCCTCTGATCTGTGGAAAAGGGGCATCTGAGACCGGGGTAAGGGTAGACTGCTCAGCTCCAAGGAAGGAGGAATCTGGGTCCTTGGGAACAGTAGACACAGCATGTTCCAGCAAAGTGGATATAGTGCCCCCAGGAGGGGAAAATGTTGGGTCTTTAAGAAAGGTAGAGACTATAGCCTCAGGCAAAATGGATCCAAGAAAGGAGAACCTCATGTATTCCAGAAGAGAGTACCCTGGATCCACAGGAGAGGGAGATCTTGTGTCTCCGAGGGGAAATGATATGAAACCCCCAGATAAGGCAGACCCTGGGTTCTCTGGAGAGCTACCCCCAGGATCATCAGGCAAGACAGAACACGTATCCTCAGTCGCCGTTGCTCCCGTGACCTCTGAAAATGTGAACCCTGCATCCTCGGGGATAACAGATCCTGTAGCTTCGGGGGATACAAAAACGTTGTCCTCAGGCAAAGGGGACCCCCGGTTTCTTGGGAAGAAAGAGCCTGTGTCCTCAGGAGAGAGTGGGCCTGTGTCTGTGAGAATGGCAGGACCAGTGTCTGCGGGACAGCCGGAAGGTATGGTTCCAGCAAAGAAAGAGCCCACATCTGCAAACAGCACAGGACCTTCAGGCAGAGTGGACTCTGCTTCCTTAAGAAATTCGGAACTTGTGTCCCCAGTGAAACCAGAACACTTGTCTTCTGGGCAGGCAGAACGTGTGTCCTTGGTGAAAACAGAGACCTTATTctcaggaaaagaagatccaAGGTCTTCTGGAAGGGAAACGACGGTCAcaggaaaaacatttcaaaagggCAATCCCGAGTCTTCAGGAAAAACAGACCCTGTGTCTTCTTTTAGTTCAGGAGATGCCAGGTCTCTGGGGACATTGGAGTCCCTGTCTGCTGCAAAAGCTGaaacagtgactgaaggaaaaggagaccCACAGTCCTCGGAGAAGGCAAGTCCCACAGCCTCAGAAAAGGCTGATCCCCTGGCTTTACGCAAGGAGAGCCCTGCAAGCCAGGGAAAGGCAGAAACTGTTCCCTCTGGAGAAGTGGGCTCCACGACTTTAGGGAAAACGGCCTCAACGAGTTCAGGAAAAACAGCTTCGGTGTCCCCAGGGAAGGTGGATCTCACCGCCTCAGAAAGAGCCGAAGGCGAGCTGAGAGCCCCAGAGAAAGGGAATCCTGGGAACTCCACACGGGTGGACACCACAGAGCCCAAATGTGGGGTCAAAGTGGTGACCCAGCTTCCAGATGCCACATCCCCAGGAAAGGTGGAAGCTCCGTCTTTGCAAAAAGAGCAGCCACAACTGTCTGAGAAGACTGATCCCTCCGGAAAAGTCGACCCCACGGCGTCTGTGGAGCCTGTGTCCCTGGGGAAGGCTgactctgcatctccatctcctAGAAAAGCAGAGTCTCAGACTTCGGCAAAGACTGTCCCTCAGGCTCCAGACAAGGCCGCGTCCGCTTCCAGGCAATCAGATGGTACACCCTACAGCTCAGCCCAGCCCCGGAGAGATACCAGGAGCATCGGGGCCCTGCCAGAGCCGGAGCCCTCTGCCAGCACCAGCCAGAAAGACCTAGCCGCAGTGGCAGCTCAGAAGAGCCCCAGCGCGGAGGGTGCAGCGCCCCCGCCAGGGCCACGGACTCGCGACAACTTCACCAAGGCGCCGTCGTGGGACGCGGGAGCGCCACCGCCGCGCGAGGACGCGGGCACGCAGGCTGGCGCGCAGGCCTGCGTCTCGGTGGCGGTGAGCCCCATGTCTCCGCAGGACGGCGCGGTCGGCCCGGCCTTCAGCTTCCAGGCGGCGACGCGCGCGCCCAGCCCCGCGCCCAGGCCGCCATCGCGCCGGGACGCGGGCCTGCAAGTGTCGCTGGGAGCCGCCGAGACGCGTTCGGTGGCTACGGGGCCCATGACTCCGCAGGCCGCAGCGCCGCCCGCCGCGCCTCCTGTCTTCCCCGAGGTGCGGGTGCGGCCAGGCTCGGTGTTGGCCGCCGCCATGGCGCCCCAGGAGGCTGCCGAACCGGTGCGCGACGTGAGCTGGGACGAAAAGGGCATGACGTGGGAAGTGTACGGTGCCTCCATGGAGGTGGAGGTGCTGGGCATGGCCATCCAGAAGCATTTGGAGCGTCAGATCGAGGAGCACGGCCGCCAAGGGGCGCCGGCGCCGCCGCCCGCCGTCCGTGCGGGCCCAGGCCGTGCAGGCTCCGTCCGCACCGCGCCAGCGGAGGGCGCCGCTAAGCGCCCGCCCGGCCTCTTCCG GCTGCTGCAGAGTGTGCGCCGGCCGCGGTGCTGCTCGCGGGCGGGACCCACAGCCGAGTGA
- the Sncb gene encoding beta-synuclein, with protein sequence MDVFMKGLSMAKEGVVAAAEKTKQGVTEAAEKTKEGVLYVGSKTKEGVVQGVASVAEKTKEQASHLGGAVFSGAGNIAAATGLVKKEEFPTDLKPEEVAQEAAEEPLIEPLMEPEGESYEDSPQEEYQEYEPEA encoded by the exons ATGGACGTGTTCATGAAGGGCCTGTCCATGGCCAAGGAGGGCGTTGTGGCTGCAGCTGAGAAAACCAAGCAGGGGGTCACCGAGGCGGCAGAGAAGACCAAGGAAGGCGTCCTCTACGTCG GAAGCAAGACCAAAGAGGGAGTGGTACAAGGCGTGGCCTCAG TGGCTGAGAAAACCAAGGAGCAGGCGTCTCATCTGGGAGGAGCTGTGTTCTCTGGGGCTGGGAACATTGCAGCCGCCACCGGCCTGGTGAAGAAGGAGGAGTTCCCCACAGACCTGAAG CCAGAGGAGGTGGCCCAAGAAGCGGCTGAGGAGCCCCTGATTGAGCCTCTGATGGAGCCTGAAGGGGAAAGTTATGAGGACTCACCCCAG GAGGAATATCAGGAATACGAGCCAGAGGCGTAA